The following nucleotide sequence is from Zea mays cultivar B73 chromosome 1, Zm-B73-REFERENCE-NAM-5.0, whole genome shotgun sequence.
CCTGACGATGTTCCGGTGCTTCACTGTGTTCAGAATCTTCATTTCGATGGGGAATTTGCACTGGGACAGGTCGACCGTCTTGACTGCCCAGTCTTTGCCAAGTTTGCATTCTGTCCGGTAGACCGTACCATGCCGGCCTCTTCCAATGACGTATTTCTCACTCCAGTTGTCTGTCGCCCGAAGGATGTCTTCGTAGGTCAGGTCTTCAGGCAATTCCTCTGTTGTGTCCAGGCTACGGACAGAGGCACGACTTGCTGACAAGTGATGTGACCTCTTCACAATGTAGTAAGCAGCACACGCACCAGCAACCATGGCAGCAAGAGTAGACACTAGCAATGCCACAACAACTCTTGTCTTGCTGTAGCGTAGTTTCCCAGCAGGTTGACTGTTGGAGTGATCAGCACAAGCCGACTCTATGCATAGCTGAGGATTGCCCACGAAACCGTCAGGCGACTTTGCTGCAAGCTTAGCCCAGCTTCCAGGGagctgaccagatagttcgttgaACGAAATGTTCACAACCAAAAGTGAGACCATGTTGCTCAGCTGTGGTGGGATTGGGCCGGACAAAGAATTCACTGACAAGTCAAGCAGCTCCAGATCTTCTAGGTTGCCAAGGCTACTTGGGATTTGGCCGCTCAATCTGTTGTGGCTAATGTTGAGAGCTTTGGACAGGTACTGAAGGTTCCCTAGGCTGCGAGGAACTGCTCCTTCCAAACGATTGTCACCAAGCTGCAGCTCAATTAAATCCTGTGCTGCAGTGAATGTGTCCGGTATTGTTCCCGTGAGGTTGTTTGCGCTGAGTAGAAGGCTTTGCAGGCGACCAAATGACGTGATTTCTGCAGGTATACTTCCGTTGAGGAGATTCTTCCCAAGATCCAAATGGAGAAGATGTGTACAGTTTCCTAACTCATGTGGTATACGACCTTTAAGCCTGTTTGACGACATGCGCAGAGTCTCGAGCTTTGTTAAAGCACCGAGCTCACGTGGTATTGGTCCAGAGAAGAGGTTATTGGAGACATCAAGCATTGTTAGATTGCGCCATGAACCAAGGACAGCAGGTATCACACCATGGAGCAGATTGCCACTGATGTCCATGTAAGCCAGTCCTATGTTTGTGCTGAAATTCGCAGGTATGGTCCCACTGATGACATTGTTCTTCAGAATTAACCTCCGGAGAGACTCACATTGAACAATTCCAATAGGTAAGCTTCCATTGAACTTGTTGTATCCAAGATCAAGAACGCTGAGTTGACCTCCAGTACAAAGACCAGGTGGAATTTCCCCGTGGAAGTGGTTGCCAGTGAGGTCGACCTGAAAAAGTCCAGGTGTTGTGTTCAACCCCAGGGCCTGCGGCAACACTCCAGTTAAGTTATTGCCGAACAGGGAGATCTCGCTTAGGTTCCTCATTTGAGTGATCTCTGCGGGTAGCTCGCCGCTAAGGCTATTATTGTAGAGGAAAAATATCTGCAGCTGGCTAAGCATGCAAATCTCCGGTGGTATTGTGCCGGACAGGCTGTTGTTCTGGAGCTGTAGCTCAACCAACTCCTGGCACTTCCCAATTTCAGGTGGAATTCTTCCAGAAATGTTATTGTGAGCCATAGAGAACTTCTTTAGGCTGCTAATATTGCTGACGAACACCGGAATTGAGCCATTGAAATTGTTGCGATCCAAGTAGAGCATTTTCAGTGACTGACACTTCCCAATTGCATCTGGCACAGTGCCAGTAAACCCGTTACTGGACACCACCAGTTGTTGTAGACTCAGAGCCTTACCGATGCTCTCTGGCAGCTCCCCGACGAACTTGTTGTCGTCAAGGTAAAGAATCTGCAGGTTCGGCATGGATGAGAAAAAATCTGGCACCTTTCCGCCGATGCCATTGTAGGACAGGTACAAGGTGGTGAGGTTGCCGCAGTTGGCGAGGCTCCGGGGAATCGCGCCGGAGAGCTGGTTGTAGAAGAGGCTGAGGTAGACGATCCTGCACCGTGCAGGAAACTCCGGCAATGGTCCAGACATATTGTTGCTGCTCAGGTCCAAGTAGCTGAGCGACGGGAGCGCGGCGAGATCCGGCGGAATTGTCCCGGAGAGCATGTTGACGCTGAGGTCGAGGTACTCGATGACCGGCGAGCCCGAGCCGGAGATCTCACCGGCGAGCGTGTTGTAGCTGAGGTCGACCTTCCGGAGCTGGCGCGAGGAGAGGAGCTCCGGGGGAACAGCACCGGTGAGGAGATTTCCGCTGAGTAGTAGCGCAGAAACCACGGAGCACGCCGTgagggcggcggggacggggcccgTGAAGCGGTTCCGGCTGAGGTCGAGCACGGCGAGCGCCGGTAGAGCGCAGAGCCGAGGCGCGGACGCCGTGAGCGAGCCGGACAACCCCGCTCCGGAGAGGTTAACTGCCGCAACCGCGCCCGTGGCGGTGCACTGGACGCCCAGGAACGCGCAGTGGCTCGACCTGCCGCCACTGGTGGTGGCGTTCGTCGCCCTCCACGACAGGCGGAGGACGCGCCGGGAAGCTGGCGGCAGGGACGCGATGAAGGCGCGCAGGACGGCCGCTTCACTAGCGCCTTCGGACGGCGCCGGCGTAACGGAGAAGGCGATGGTGACAAGGATCAAGAATGCGGCGGCCCAAGACATTGGAGGGAGCTGCAGTATGCTGCCTTGAGCATTGAGTAGGCTGCTGCTGCTTGTTTCTTGGTGTGCCCCGTGCGCGGCGCTTTGAAGGGGGGAACGGGAACAGAGTCAGAGACAGATGACTGGGCATTTGACGGCTGCGGTTGTGTGGTCAGTGGGATAGTGGCGGCAGCATCAGGGAATTGAAGTGGGATTTGGAAATGGGCcccgccggatcggtgctgccgaaAAGGAAGCTGTTGGTGTGCGGTGGTACCCACCGAGACAGGTGGCGGCGCAGTGCGCGTGATTTGATGAGTGGCCGGCGAATCCGGTGTGGTGGTGCGGATGGAAGATGACGGTCAACGGTCCAAGACGTCGTGGTGGGTGACGGACGGCTTAGAGGGGACGATAagatatgtatttatttatttatttatttatttatgtatgtatgtATTGTAAGACATAGAGAGGACATACAAGTATACAACTCTTTCCGTATCGTGAAGATTGCCGCTTGACATCTATGATTTTTCTCGCAAAAGTTTTTCATATAAGGTCTTTCGGTTATTGATATTTTCATATGGATTGGAGTGTATTGGATAGGATTATGATAGATTTTGACTTGCTATGCATTTAATCCGAACCAATCTCATCCAATTCACATGAATTGACACCAAAACAAAGAAGCCCTAAAGTTTTATGTCTAATGTTTCATCCGTATTTGCATTATTTGCTAACAACCCTTGGTAGCTTATGCGGCGGTTTGGCAATCCATGCCTTGGCTGACCTTGGTGATGGCCCAACCACACTCATGTATGGTGTCACCATATTGAGTATTCATATCACTACTCATCCTCTAGATTACAAATTAGAATTAGAATTGATATTGGCTAGCACCAAATTCGGTTGTTTGGATGATTATAATTAAAAATTACAACTTAACACTAATACCAAGAACTGTTCATTATAGTTCATCCTCTCATCTTCAATATTGAGTCATGGCTGTTAgggaccttcgtctttcgaaggtcctcaaaaaacacgAATAACCCTTTATTTTCAGCATATTATTAAGTATTACAGGAGCTTCATTACCAGAAAAGCTTCGACATAGATCAATGGAAGTACGACGAAGCAAGCTTCGTCTCGATGAAGCAAGAAGGCGGCGTAGGgagatgtcacacccgggtttcggggcaccaagacccggccgtgaacataatcaccaggtgtgctgggaccaagtctcacacatatgatgaatcatggcacatgatcgaatgtcacaactttactatataataggagttatgtacaaaataaataaataattacattataaggagacaacggcccAGCaatccaaagttgactgggagacgatggcctagacctctcatgaacacatcgcagcatcctccatgcgcctcatcctacggtacttgttcttgacatgtgggggtgtgtgagacagcaagagtgagctcacatatgttcatagctcaacaagttgtggggaataatgtgcatgaactcgccaaagatgggagctcatgtgaagtgtaaggcttaccaaagaggatgattgaagttgagcattgcttttaaagttgatcaaaattttattagcaattactaagtataagtaaataccaacccaattaagtagtataacaaaagtaacaacaacacctgcgatgcaatgcatatgacaaattgaatttagttccataaattaatcatgtgagtgtttgagctgctcatgaccgcgagcacgactagtataccagttttacactctgcaaaggttgcacatctttacccacaagtcatgttacccatctgccaagagacagccaatcccatacacctctaccgaggaggcgaggcaaggtaacactatgaggcctttacaaagttccactatctTCAGAaattcccgctacagtttataggaagctccagtgcaggaatccctcgcctgactgccatcgcagcaaaatcaatccaaggacctccctacactgaccactcccctactacccttgcccctttcggctaaggaagtcatccactagcttttctagttaatcagccaagggcgtcccattaaacccttgtggtagcactgttttcacgAGTGATcgttccatgttcccattaacataatgatcttaacatgaacagtaataataaatagagaataaaagtgtaatcatgaataatgtatctccatacccaaatccacataaagcaatagcaggtaataCCCAAAATTATTTCAAGGGTaaccaaggtataaagataaccaagactggggtaacctattggatcccatcaaaattaacctatgcagatcattataattaataagaacatggctgggaaaaagtaggtgatcaagggcacaacttgcctgggacttgagattccacgtACCCTCTTGCTCTtcggatgacacgtgtcctcactgctaaacgtagcaatacatacaaacatggtataggcaaaattatcacaccaaacataagaacaaactgcataataatattctacgctgcgtaacaagatcgtaggaacaagaattactaaaatcagagttacggttaccaagttatgaatttctggagttatttGGTACTTAGAATAGAGTAATTTAAGTGGACAATTTTACtctaagtttcatggctaaacattgttactagatgataaacaatattaaaacaaaattaatgcaactagaatggatcaatttggagttagaatgaattaaatatgaattaaacaggtttatggatttatttttatactaaaaacctattttctTTATTAATTCTAAATTTCCTAAGTGTTCTGGACCGAGGACATTAATATCAGAGAGCCTAGGGTCTAAATCATTAAAAACGGGACCTGCTTGTAAGGCTCTTTCAATAAACACGAACTGTGGGTTGATTACTAGATTCtacaggggctctttagcaaaagattatggccgaaggggtatcttcaGACCTGAGCCGCACGATTCAGATCTGATGGTCTCAGATATAACACGAAAGGGTATGTTACGAGGTGCGCTGGATCGATAATCAACAGTCACGATTCAAATACCCGAATGGGTATCCACCTGTCTGATCTGGAGCATCCGTGGCTGATCCAATGGCCGATCACAACAACACATCACAACCCCCCATCAAGGATCCAGTGGCCACCGGTTTTCTTCCCCACAAGCAGTGTCGTACCCAGCCCATGGCGGCGCCACACGCCCACAGTGGCCACGCCGGAGAGCAAGGAGTCGGCGCCCCGGAGCTCAAAATCTCATCGCCCTAAATGCAAAAAAGGAAACCGAGACCACTACTAGCTTCATAGACTAACTTACCTCCGATAGAAGTGCCTCAGCACAGTGCCCACAAAGAAGGGTGACCCATCGGCGATGGACAAGCCCCGACGAACAATCCTTCCCTGTATTGGCCACCATCTCGCAAGGGAACGACACACACACGATCCACATGATCAGGCGCACACAGTAGGCCGTGTGACACACATAACATCGGTGGAGGAAAGTGAGAGTCCACGGCAAGGTGCGGTATGTGGTGGAGTTGTTCTTTCAGTGAACAACAACGGCACCCCGATCAGCCATCCGACTTCAGGACTTCGCGAGCATGTCTCTGGACcgtccttggctgattaactaggaaagctagtggatgactaccttatccgaaaggggcaagggcagtaggggagtggtcagtgtagggaggtccttgggctgattttgctgcgatggcggtcaggcgagggattcctgcactggagcttcctataaactgtagcgggttttctgaagctagtggaactttgtaaaggtctcgtagtgttaccctgcctcgcctcctcggtagaggtgtatgagattggccgtctcttggcagatgggtaacatgacttgtgggtaaagatgtgcaacctcttcagagtgtaaaactggtatactagccgtgctcacggtcatgagcagctcggacactcacatgattaatctatggaattaaaactcaaatttgtcatttgcatcgcattgggattatttatttatttattacttttctttattattattaaggtttggtatttacttacacttagtaactgctaataaaattttgaccaacttataaaagcaatgctcagcttcagcctttattttgttgatcagccttacacttcacatgaactcccacctttggtgagttcttgcacattattccccacaacttgttgagctatgatcgtatgtgagctcactcttgctgtgtcACACCCCCAcacgagaagaacaggtggtcgaagaggagccgcctaactctgAGGCTTTCAACTTGAACTAGGTGAAtcttacccccttaacagaaatctcgtcctcgagatttgtaagaaaaggaatACAGAAGGATTAGTTTGTAATTCAACTTTTtgtctataattggttcaaaaatccagagtctcattttttatagtcaatagtgcGTGATTGGGAGAGCATAGGTATTCAACTACATATTATGTAAGATATAAGAAGGATTATGGCAAGAAAAAGACTTCATCCAAAATGTATGAGTCTTGCTTCATCTCGAGATTCGATTTGactgttatatccttccttgttGGTGTTGACCTTGtcttctccggtcttggtctcattgattcgagttTAGTGTATTTCTATCGGAGTGGGGGaacatggttaagatagatatggatgagatagactacatgatgtaggtcaaaagtttgtgtgatgttaggtggggatatatAGAGTATACAATttatcatgactctattggttgagTTAGCTCTTTTGATCATGGTTGAGTgggtctaatgtgctaagttaaggtAACACCTAGTTAATAGGGTCCAATCTCTTCTACTAGTATCACTAATCTATTTAagtagatcatattagattagattaggatctagattagatcagatatgactagattagactagtttaggttaaatagatctactagggtaggataaatattattatgatatgttagaatcctttgaggtcagttagatctattaggataaggataaaatcttttcaagatgagatggatattgttagtctagatactttaatgagagataatttagtttatctagttattttttataagcatttttttcctatatgtatatgtagatgtaattgtggacattactccacaactcatcacgctcaatcaaagatccaaatcaaacaagtatcataagaacaaacattgaagcacatagatacctataaaaaatagttttgtttttgttcctatgagtaggtctcctattcctaaaggtccttTAGGCACAGTATTTCAaaatgtgaaatccacatttgtctttagagtgaaaaggtaagagtaatcagagtaaagcggaaatagaagagaaaagattaaggaaagtttagaaaaaaaatcagagtagcaaaggtaagtaagtattggttatccatttctatctaggtttcgtcctacagtcaacatccctctgataccacttttgtcacacccgggtttcggggcaccaagacccgggcgcgaacataatcaccaggtgtgctgggaccaagtctcacacatatgatgaatcatggcacatgatcgaatgtcacaactttactatataataggagttatgtacaaaataaataaataattacattataaggagacaacggtctagcaacccaaagttgattgggagacgacggcctagacctctcacgaacacatcacaacatcctccacgcgcctcatcctgcggtacctgttcttgacctgggggtgtgtgagacagcaagagtgagctcacatatgttcatagctcaacaagtt
It contains:
- the LOC103638319 gene encoding leucine-rich repeat receptor-like protein kinase PEPR1, which encodes MSWAAAFLILVTIAFSVTPAPSEGASEAAVLRAFIASLPPASRRVLRLSWRATNATTSGGRSSHCAFLGVQCTATGAVAAVNLSGAGLSGSLTASAPRLCALPALAVLDLSRNRFTGPVPAALTACSVVSALLLSGNLLTGAVPPELLSSRQLRKVDLSYNTLAGEISGSGSPVIEYLDLSVNMLSGTIPPDLAALPSLSYLDLSSNNMSGPLPEFPARCRIVYLSLFYNQLSGAIPRSLANCGNLTTLYLSYNGIGGKVPDFFSSMPNLQILYLDDNKFVGELPESIGKALSLQQLVVSSNGFTGTVPDAIGKCQSLKMLYLDRNNFNGSIPVFVSNISSLKKFSMAHNNISGRIPPEIGKCQELVELQLQNNSLSGTIPPEICMLSQLQIFFLYNNSLSGELPAEITQMRNLSEISLFGNNLTGVLPQALGLNTTPGLFQVDLTGNHFHGEIPPGLCTGGQLSVLDLGYNKFNGSLPIGIVQCESLRRLILKNNVISGTIPANFSTNIGLAYMDISGNLLHGVIPAVLGSWRNLTMLDVSNNLFSGPIPRELGALTKLETLRMSSNRLKGRIPHELGNCTHLLHLDLGKNLLNGSIPAEITSFGRLQSLLLSANNLTGTIPDTFTAAQDLIELQLGDNRLEGAVPRSLGNLQYLSKALNISHNRLSGQIPSSLGNLEDLELLDLSVNSLSGPIPPQLSNMVSLLVVNISFNELSGQLPGSWAKLAAKSPDGFVGNPQLCIESACADHSNSQPAGKLRYSKTRVVVALLVSTLAAMVAGACAAYYIVKRSHHLSASRASVRSLDTTEELPEDLTYEDILRATDNWSEKYVIGRGRHGTVYRTECKLGKDWAVKTVDLSQCKFPIEMKILNTVKHRNIVRMDGYCIRGSVGLILYEYMPEGTLFELLHERKPRVRLDCMARCQIALGVAQALSYLHHDSVPMIVHRDVKSSNILMDAEFVPKLTDFGMGKIVADENADATVSAIIGTLGYIAPEHGYATRLTEKSDVYSYGVVLLELLCRKTPVDSSFGDGIDIVTWMRTNLEHGDRRSIISLMDEEMTCWSQDEQEKALSLLDLGVSCTQVACQSRPSMREVVNMLLKIEKYSV